ACTTTCTCTTTCAGATACTTTTCATGCAAGTACTGGAACACACTGTTCAACTTAAACTTGGAGACTAAAGCTGCCTCTACTATAAATCTAGGAACAAAAGTTAATACGAAACTCAAAAATGTACTCATTGTGCCACGATAAATGTTCAAAGCACCACCCAAGTTAGCACTTTCAAAATCAGTAACAACTTTTTTGGCATAAACCTCTGCCGGCATTGGTTTGTTTCGAGCTGCCATCTGTCTTCTTTCATTGAAAGCTTCCTGGATACCTGGCACATTGTAAATAGAAGACTCTGGTAAATCTCTCTTATCTTCAATGTCAGTTTTGACACCACCTGTCACAATGTTGATGACTTTAACACCAAACGGTTTCATTTCTAATCTCAAAGTTGCAGCATATTGATGAATGGCTGCTTTGGAGGCAGAATATATACAAGAAAATGGGAATGGGATTATTCCACTAACAGACCCTGTAAACCCAATGACACCTTGAGCgtttattatcaatggGACCAATTCACGAACAGTTCTAATAGCACCAAAGACGTTAACTTCAAAACATTGTTTCATTTGTGCATCAGTAACATCTGTGGCAGGGAAAGTACACGATTGACCAGCATTGTTGTATAAGAAGTCCAAATAATCTGCGCCAGTTTCTGattcaatgaattttttggCGTTCTTAACACTCTCCAAGTCACTGACATCTAACTTGAAGATGATCACACCATAGTCgtctttcaatttttgcaTTGGTTCCAATCTTCTTGCCCCAGCAAAAACTTTGTATCCTCTTTTAGCAAACTCAATTGCGGTGGCATAACCAATACCTGATGAAGCACCAGTAACTAATGTAACCTTTTGACGTTCTGACATGCTTAATATATACTCTCTGAATTGATAGAGTTAGTTTGGTGGTAGAGAAAAATGGAAAGGGTGATGTAAGTGAATGGGGCAACTCTATTGTATTTATATGTGTAagaaagatttttttttctggtCCATTTCAAGCCATTCTGTTTATGAAATACgaagaaaaaatagatAACAAAGAGGGGCGGatatattgattttcattttccaTTTCACTTTTAAAGGGATTaacttaatttttttatgaAAGTTTgttcattattatataataaatgaaaaccttaattgaaagaaatgatgatgttggTTTTAGCTACCACGGCATGTGACATTTTCTTGACTTTATAAGACTGTTGAGAAGCTCGGTTTGACTCAACAACTCAACTATTCGATGGTAATCAAGAACATTCAAATCTTACTCGGATTTAGgtgaataaattgaatgcACGTATTTCTAATAGTACAAGAGGTGGATGAGATGTATTTCGATTTAGTTCCAATTGGATCCTGGAAAAATTAATTCAGCGTTGGCAGAGTTTGCATATGGTATGGAACATAGTAAAACAAGCAGGGTATCAGAATTCGTTTCACGGTGCATTCTATTCCGACTTCAAAACTTGCAAAGTTTGCAATAAGTATTATTATGTTTTAGGGTCGCAGAATTGAACTGTCTATCCATGCATTAGGAATGTTTGTCTATTTGGTTGGTTAGTTAGGAAATGCTGggataaacaaaaaattcaaattcttgtttGAACATAGCTATAAGGGCCACTAAGTATTCATATTT
The sequence above is a segment of the Candida albicans SC5314 chromosome 3, complete sequence genome. Coding sequences within it:
- the AYR1 gene encoding acylglycerone-phosphate reductase (Putative oxidoreductase; transcriptionally induced by interaction with macrophage; rat catheter biofilm repressed), with product MSERQKVTLVTGASSGIGYATAIEFAKRGYKVFAGARRLEPMQKLKDDYGVIIFKLDVSDLESVKNAKKFIESETGADYLDFLYNNAGQSCTFPATDVTDAQMKQCFEVNVFGAIRTVRELVPLIINAQGVIGFTGSVSGIIPFPFSCIYSASKAAIHQYAATLRLEMKPFGVKVINIVTGGVKTDIEDKRDLPESSIYNVPGIQEAFNERRQMAARNKPMPAEVYAKKVVTDFESANLGGALNIYRGTMSTFLSFVLTFVPRFIVEAALVSKFKLNSVFQYLHEKYSKEKVN